One region of Niallia sp. Man26 genomic DNA includes:
- the glmS gene encoding glutamine--fructose-6-phosphate transaminase (isomerizing) has protein sequence MCGIVGIIGNQDAKEILLKGLEKLEYRGYDSAGIALSNADGVQVFKEKGRIADLRSIVDETVFADTGIGHTRWATHGVPSRLNAHPHKSASGRFTIVHNGVIENYDLLKKEYLPEVEMKSDTDTEVVIQLIEQIVESGKDVKAAFVQTLKMLKGSYAFALLDEQNKDVIYVAKNKSPLLVGLGEDFNVVASDAMAMLQVTDQYVELMDKEIVLVSKDRVVIETLNGEVISREAYTAELDASDIEKGTYPHYMLKEIDEQPLAIRKIIQQYRDEDGKLTIDPAIIDAVKAADRLYIIAAGTSYHAGLLGKQFIESLAKIPVEVHVASEFGYNMPLLSEKPLFIFITQSGETADSRAVLVQVKELGYPAITITNVPGSTLSREADHTLLLHAGPEIAVASTKAYTAQMAVLSILAEVTGRSKGYDSSFDLVHELGIIANAMEVVFEQKDELETIAREYLSTTRNAFFIGRGIDYYVGLEGALKLKEISYIQAEGFAGGELKHGTIALIEEGTPIIALATQESVNLSIRGNVKEVVARGANPCIISMKGLEMDGDRFIVPAVHELLTPLISVLPLQLISYYAALHRDCDVDKPRNLAKSVTVE, from the coding sequence ATGTGTGGAATAGTTGGTATTATTGGAAACCAGGATGCAAAAGAGATTTTATTAAAAGGGCTTGAAAAGCTTGAATATAGAGGATATGATTCTGCAGGTATTGCCTTAAGCAATGCGGACGGAGTACAGGTATTTAAAGAAAAAGGCAGAATTGCAGATTTGCGCAGCATTGTGGATGAAACAGTGTTTGCTGATACAGGAATTGGCCATACACGCTGGGCAACACATGGTGTGCCAAGCAGATTGAATGCACATCCGCATAAAAGTGCGTCTGGTCGTTTTACCATTGTTCATAATGGAGTAATTGAGAACTACGATCTGTTAAAAAAGGAATACTTGCCAGAAGTTGAAATGAAAAGTGATACAGATACAGAAGTAGTTATTCAATTAATTGAACAAATTGTTGAGAGCGGCAAAGATGTTAAAGCAGCATTTGTGCAAACGTTGAAGATGCTAAAAGGTTCTTATGCTTTTGCTCTATTGGATGAGCAAAACAAAGATGTAATTTATGTTGCTAAAAACAAAAGTCCCCTTTTAGTCGGATTGGGAGAAGACTTCAACGTAGTAGCGAGCGATGCAATGGCAATGCTGCAAGTGACAGACCAATATGTTGAACTAATGGATAAAGAAATTGTTCTAGTTTCAAAGGACAGAGTAGTAATTGAGACTTTAAACGGAGAAGTTATTTCCCGGGAAGCTTATACAGCTGAATTGGACGCAAGTGACATTGAAAAAGGAACTTATCCTCATTACATGTTGAAGGAAATTGACGAGCAGCCGCTTGCTATTCGTAAAATCATTCAACAATACAGAGATGAAGATGGGAAGCTTACAATTGATCCTGCTATAATAGATGCAGTAAAAGCAGCAGATCGCCTATATATCATTGCAGCAGGAACTTCTTATCATGCAGGTCTGCTAGGCAAACAATTTATTGAAAGCTTAGCTAAGATTCCGGTAGAGGTTCATGTAGCTAGTGAATTCGGATACAATATGCCATTGCTTTCTGAAAAACCATTGTTCATTTTCATTACGCAAAGTGGTGAAACAGCTGATAGCAGAGCTGTGCTTGTGCAAGTGAAGGAGCTTGGTTATCCAGCAATCACTATCACAAATGTTCCTGGTTCTACACTGTCTCGTGAAGCAGACCACACATTGCTGCTGCATGCAGGTCCTGAAATCGCGGTTGCTTCCACAAAGGCATATACTGCGCAGATGGCAGTATTGTCTATACTTGCTGAAGTAACAGGCAGAAGCAAGGGCTATGATAGCAGCTTTGACTTAGTGCATGAGCTAGGCATCATTGCAAATGCAATGGAAGTTGTCTTTGAGCAAAAAGACGAACTTGAAACGATTGCTAGAGAATATCTATCTACAACAAGAAATGCATTCTTTATTGGCCGCGGAATTGATTATTATGTTGGTCTAGAAGGTGCGCTTAAGCTTAAAGAAATCTCTTACATCCAGGCAGAAGGCTTTGCAGGCGGGGAATTAAAGCATGGTACGATTGCTTTAATTGAAGAAGGAACGCCAATCATTGCTTTAGCAACACAGGAAAGTGTTAACTTGAGCATACGCGGAAATGTTAAAGAAGTGGTTGCACGCGGTGCTAATCCGTGCATCATCTCCATGAAAGGCTTGGAGATGGACGGCGACCGTTTTATCGTTCCGGCTGTGCATGAGTTATTGACACCCCTTATCTCTGTATTACCGCTGCAGCTTATTTCTTATTATGCAGCACTTCATAGAGACTGTGATGTTGATAAGCCGCGTAACTTGGCTAAATCTGTTACAGTTGAATAA
- a CDS encoding iron ABC transporter permease produces MNSFSASKVKQMDLHVPRNFKLVIVLSIILLIASIIASLSFGARVVSFQDIMDGLFSQNKDSFAANIVRKRLSRTIFSLLCGAALGVSGALMQAITRNPLADPSILGVNTGAALFVVCGLAFFNISTANQYIWFALIGAALTAAFVFGIGSMGRGGATPIKLVLAGAATTAALSSLVTAILIPNSYAMDQFRFWQVGSVGSGTWDSITTFLPFLAIGLIIAFISAPALNALALGDDVASGLGVRPGLLRLGAAVGGVILCGAATALAGPIGFIGLLSTHVMRLILGPDVRFTIPMSAIAGAIILTFSDVIGRLVASPGELEVGVVTAFIGAPILIILAKKSKVRSL; encoded by the coding sequence ATGAATAGTTTCTCCGCTTCAAAAGTTAAACAGATGGACCTGCATGTTCCCAGAAACTTTAAGCTAGTTATTGTTTTGTCCATTATATTATTAATCGCCAGTATTATTGCTTCTCTCTCCTTTGGGGCTCGTGTGGTCAGCTTTCAAGACATAATGGACGGATTGTTTAGTCAGAATAAAGATTCCTTTGCGGCAAATATTGTGCGTAAGCGTCTGTCCAGAACGATTTTTAGTTTATTATGCGGAGCTGCATTAGGAGTATCTGGAGCGCTAATGCAAGCTATTACGCGCAATCCGCTTGCAGATCCTAGCATACTTGGAGTAAATACTGGAGCAGCATTATTTGTTGTTTGTGGACTGGCATTCTTTAATATTAGTACAGCAAATCAATATATATGGTTTGCTTTAATAGGAGCAGCATTAACAGCAGCATTTGTTTTTGGAATTGGTTCAATGGGACGAGGGGGAGCAACACCAATAAAGCTTGTATTGGCGGGAGCTGCAACAACTGCAGCTCTCTCTTCCCTTGTAACGGCTATTTTGATACCTAATTCTTATGCTATGGATCAATTCAGATTCTGGCAAGTAGGCAGTGTTGGTTCAGGAACTTGGGATTCTATTACAACATTTCTTCCTTTTCTGGCAATTGGTCTAATCATCGCCTTTATTTCGGCACCAGCATTGAATGCTCTTGCACTAGGAGACGATGTTGCATCAGGACTTGGCGTCAGACCAGGACTTTTACGTCTTGGGGCGGCTGTTGGCGGTGTGATATTATGTGGAGCAGCTACTGCGTTAGCAGGTCCAATTGGCTTTATTGGACTTTTATCTACACATGTTATGCGGCTAATACTTGGTCCAGATGTACGATTTACCATTCCGATGTCCGCAATTGCAGGGGCAATTATATTAACGTTCTCTGATGTAATTGGACGTCTTGTTGCCAGTCCTGGAGAACTAGAAGTTGGTGTTGTCACTGCATTTATAGGGGCACCAATACTCATCATATTAGCGAAGAAATCGAAAGTGCGGTCATTATGA
- a CDS encoding ABC transporter ATP-binding protein, whose amino-acid sequence METIHDFRAEKLIAGYENKMILNEIELKIPSNKISVIIGANGCGKSTLLKTLAKLIKPSSGQITLDGKAISKIPPKQLARVLGILPQSPVVPEGITVADLIGCGRFPHQSLLSGWSKKDYEAVAEAMEIMNITEFANHDIDELSGGQRQRVWIAMALAQQTDILFLDEPTTFLDITYQVEILDLLTDLNRKYGTTIVMVLHDINLSARYADYIFALEKGKLVGEGKPSEIITSTLVKDIFGLNCTVISDPVSATPLVVPKGRYHVKE is encoded by the coding sequence ATGGAAACAATACATGATTTTCGGGCGGAAAAGTTAATAGCAGGCTATGAAAATAAAATGATTTTAAACGAGATAGAGCTGAAGATTCCGAGCAACAAAATCAGCGTTATAATCGGAGCTAACGGCTGCGGAAAATCGACTCTTCTAAAAACTCTTGCCAAGTTGATAAAACCTTCATCTGGTCAAATTACGCTTGATGGGAAAGCAATCAGCAAAATTCCACCAAAGCAATTAGCGAGAGTTTTAGGTATCTTACCGCAATCTCCTGTAGTCCCAGAAGGTATTACAGTAGCAGATTTAATCGGTTGTGGACGGTTTCCGCACCAATCCTTGCTAAGCGGCTGGTCGAAGAAGGACTATGAAGCAGTTGCAGAAGCAATGGAAATTATGAATATAACAGAATTTGCAAATCATGATATTGATGAACTTTCAGGCGGTCAAAGGCAGCGAGTTTGGATTGCGATGGCGCTGGCACAGCAAACGGATATATTATTTCTTGATGAGCCGACCACTTTTTTAGATATTACGTATCAAGTAGAAATCTTAGATTTGTTAACAGACCTTAATCGTAAGTACGGGACGACAATTGTAATGGTTCTTCATGATATAAACCTGTCAGCTCGTTATGCAGATTATATTTTTGCCCTTGAAAAAGGAAAGCTGGTAGGAGAAGGCAAGCCTTCCGAGATAATTACTAGTACATTAGTGAAAGATATATTTGGACTCAATTGTACAGTAATTAGTGATCCAGTTTCCGCTACTCCTTTAGTTGTGCCTAAAGGCAGATACCATGTTAAGGAATAA
- a CDS encoding YjjG family noncanonical pyrimidine nucleotidase: MRKYRTLLFDIDDTLLDFAAAEQESLRMLLESQGIQYSTDNHNKYSQINRRLWAAFEDGKISREELFSTRFSLLFKELGKVVDGMQLEEHYRRGLSEGHQLIAGALELIQELQNEFDLYIVTNGISKTQDRRLKLSGLFSSFKAVFVSEDTGYQKPMKEFFDFVFERIQNLTLNETLIIGDSLSADIKGGILAGIDTCWVNPKGIANTTEWKPTYEIKSLSELYNILEVNRK, from the coding sequence ATGAGAAAATACAGGACATTGCTGTTTGATATTGATGACACATTATTGGATTTTGCAGCGGCAGAGCAAGAATCATTGCGCATGTTGCTGGAAAGCCAAGGTATTCAATATAGTACAGATAACCATAACAAATATTCACAAATTAACCGCCGCTTATGGGCAGCCTTTGAGGACGGCAAGATTTCGCGAGAGGAATTATTCAGTACACGATTCAGCCTGCTGTTTAAAGAGCTGGGGAAAGTGGTGGATGGCATGCAGCTGGAAGAGCATTACCGCAGAGGTCTTAGTGAGGGACATCAGCTTATTGCTGGTGCACTGGAGCTTATTCAGGAGCTGCAGAATGAATTTGACTTGTATATTGTTACAAACGGTATTTCCAAAACACAGGATAGACGTTTAAAGCTGTCAGGCTTGTTCTCATCCTTTAAAGCTGTATTTGTATCTGAGGATACAGGATATCAGAAGCCGATGAAGGAGTTTTTTGATTTCGTATTTGAGCGCATACAAAATTTGACATTAAATGAAACGTTGATTATCGGTGATTCTTTAAGTGCAGATATTAAGGGCGGCATTTTAGCTGGTATTGATACATGTTGGGTTAATCCGAAGGGGATTGCAAATACTACGGAGTGGAAGCCTACTTATGAGATTAAGAGTCTTTCTGAGCTGTATAACATACTTGAGGTTAACAGAAAATAA
- a CDS encoding iron ABC transporter permease: MKNQSSEVNFIMTGIRKRRRRWIQVTSLLLLLTCILCCAMLLLGNTIYPIQEVIRTLSGEKIAGVSFAVNTIRLPRMVAGLFAGFAFGVAGYIFQTMLRNPLANPNVLGITSGSSAAAVLCITMFHTSNAVVSIASVIAGLVTVIFMYVLSRGKSFSIGRLILIGIGIQAILDAVISYLLLISSQQDIPAALRWLNGSLNGSRMEELPPLIITVILFTPIVLLLGRHLNILELGEQMATSLGVAAGKTRVLLIVSSVFMIAIATSTTGPIAFVSFLAGPIANRLVGASFSNILPAGLVGASLVLAADLIGQFAFEYRFPVGVITGLLGAPYLILLLIRMNRKGEL, translated from the coding sequence ATGAAAAATCAATCTAGTGAAGTTAACTTTATTATGACAGGCATCCGCAAAAGACGGCGTCGATGGATACAAGTTACTAGCTTACTGCTTCTGCTGACTTGTATTCTTTGCTGCGCAATGCTTTTATTGGGTAACACAATCTATCCCATCCAAGAAGTTATTCGAACACTTTCAGGGGAAAAAATTGCAGGTGTTTCTTTTGCAGTCAATACGATACGTTTACCAAGAATGGTTGCAGGTCTTTTTGCAGGCTTTGCCTTTGGTGTTGCTGGCTATATATTTCAAACAATGCTGCGCAATCCACTTGCAAACCCAAATGTTCTAGGAATAACATCTGGCTCAAGTGCTGCAGCTGTTCTGTGTATCACTATGTTTCATACGAGCAATGCAGTTGTGTCTATTGCTTCTGTTATTGCAGGTCTTGTAACTGTTATTTTTATGTACGTATTATCCCGAGGGAAATCTTTCTCTATTGGACGCTTAATTCTTATTGGAATAGGAATACAGGCTATACTTGATGCCGTAATATCTTATCTTTTGTTAATCAGTTCGCAGCAGGATATTCCAGCAGCACTTAGGTGGCTTAATGGAAGTTTGAATGGCTCTCGGATGGAAGAGCTGCCGCCGCTGATAATTACGGTCATTCTATTTACGCCAATTGTTCTATTGTTAGGCAGACACTTGAATATTTTAGAACTTGGTGAGCAAATGGCAACTTCCCTTGGTGTTGCTGCTGGTAAGACAAGGGTTTTACTTATTGTAAGTTCTGTTTTTATGATTGCTATTGCGACATCAACGACAGGTCCGATTGCATTTGTCTCCTTTCTTGCAGGTCCGATTGCTAATAGATTAGTAGGCGCGAGTTTCTCTAATATTTTACCAGCAGGTCTTGTAGGAGCCAGCTTAGTGTTAGCGGCAGATTTAATTGGCCAATTTGCTTTTGAGTATCGGTTCCCGGTAGGGGTAATAACTGGATTGCTAGGAGCGCCGTATTTAATCTTGCTGTTAATCCGAATGAATCGAAAGGGAGAATTGTAA
- a CDS encoding aminoglycoside 6-adenylyltransferase, with product MRTEQEMLELILGYAKRDDRIRAVYMNGSRTNPNVKKDILQDYDFVYVVTETGSFLSDECWIQVFGNLIMLQEPDKMDLAAGRKADVSQSYGYLMLFTDGNRIDLHLETKESMQKHYGSDSLTVPLLDKDGILPKINSASDRSYHVKAPSDIQYQHVCNEFWWCQQNVAKGIWRKELPYAKNMAETIVRPMLDEMISWWIGIHHDFRVSTGKMGKYFGEYLPEEYWRMYKQTYTDSNDESLWQALFMMSDLFRHLGAAVATHLHYRYPLEEDQAMTKYLERIRSMAADAKHIF from the coding sequence ATCAGAACAGAACAGGAAATGCTTGAGCTTATCCTTGGATATGCTAAAAGGGATGATAGAATTAGAGCAGTGTATATGAACGGCTCCAGAACAAATCCAAATGTGAAAAAGGATATCCTGCAGGATTATGATTTCGTTTATGTTGTCACAGAAACAGGCTCCTTTCTTTCGGATGAGTGCTGGATACAGGTGTTTGGCAATCTTATTATGCTTCAGGAGCCTGATAAAATGGATTTGGCTGCTGGACGTAAGGCTGACGTCAGCCAATCATACGGATATTTAATGTTGTTTACCGACGGCAATCGGATTGATCTTCATCTTGAAACAAAAGAGTCGATGCAAAAACATTACGGGTCTGATTCTCTCACTGTGCCCTTATTGGATAAGGACGGCATCCTTCCGAAAATTAATTCTGCTTCTGACAGGAGCTATCATGTAAAGGCACCGTCAGATATTCAATATCAGCATGTATGCAATGAATTTTGGTGGTGCCAACAGAATGTTGCAAAGGGAATATGGCGGAAGGAGCTGCCATATGCAAAAAACATGGCAGAAACAATTGTGAGACCAATGCTTGATGAAATGATTTCCTGGTGGATTGGTATTCACCATGATTTCAGAGTGTCGACAGGAAAGATGGGGAAATATTTTGGAGAATATTTGCCAGAGGAATATTGGCGTATGTATAAACAAACTTATACAGACAGTAATGATGAGAGCTTGTGGCAAGCCTTGTTTATGATGAGTGATTTATTCAGGCATCTTGGAGCAGCTGTGGCCACACACTTACATTATCGTTATCCTCTTGAAGAAGATCAAGCGATGACAAAATACTTGGAGCGCATCAGAAGCATGGCAGCAGATGCTAAGCATATATTTTAG
- the cysI gene encoding assimilatory sulfite reductase (NADPH) hemoprotein subunit gives MARPVLTAPEGPPSPNEQLKIDSNYLRGSLADTMQEPLTSGIPHDDNVLMKFHGSYLQDDRDLRNERQKQKLEPAYQFMLRVRTPGGVATPEQWLKMDDLAQRYGNQTLKLTTRQAFQMHGILKWNMKSTIQEIHQSMLDTIAACGDVNRNVMCNPNPYQSEVHEEVFNWSQRLSDYLLPRTRAYHEIWLDEEKVASSPTVDEEIEPMYGPVYLPRKFKIGVAVPPSNDVDVYSQDLGFIAIVEEGKLVGFNISIGGGMGMTHGDTETYPQLGKVIGFCEPEQVLEVAEKVITIQRDYGNRSVRKNARFKYTVDRLGLENVKAELEYRLGWDLQETREFHFDHNGDRYGWEKGVKGKWHFTLFVEGGRIKDFDDYKLMTGLREIAKIHTGDFRLTANQNLIIANISTKNKKKITELIEQYGLLDGKHFSALRRNSLACVSLPTCGLAMAEAERYLPRLIDKIEEIVDANGLHDKEITIRMTGCPNGCARHTIAEIAFIGRGPGKYNMYLGAAFNGSRLSKLYRENVGEEDILSELGVLLPRYAKERLEGEHFGDFVIRAGVVKAVTDGTNFHAV, from the coding sequence ATGGCTAGACCAGTATTAACAGCACCAGAAGGACCACCCTCTCCAAATGAGCAACTAAAAATAGACAGTAACTATTTGCGCGGAAGCTTAGCAGACACGATGCAGGAACCTCTGACATCAGGGATTCCACATGATGATAACGTGCTAATGAAATTCCATGGAAGTTATCTGCAGGATGATCGCGACCTTCGGAATGAACGTCAAAAGCAAAAATTAGAGCCTGCTTATCAATTCATGCTTCGCGTTCGAACTCCTGGAGGTGTCGCAACACCTGAGCAATGGCTGAAAATGGATGACCTTGCCCAGCGTTATGGTAACCAAACATTGAAGCTTACAACGCGTCAGGCATTTCAAATGCATGGTATTCTGAAGTGGAATATGAAGAGCACTATCCAGGAAATTCACCAATCGATGCTTGATACAATAGCAGCTTGCGGTGACGTTAACCGTAACGTTATGTGTAATCCAAATCCCTATCAGTCGGAAGTTCACGAAGAGGTATTCAACTGGTCACAGAGATTGAGCGATTACCTTCTTCCTCGGACTCGTGCCTATCATGAAATCTGGCTTGATGAAGAAAAAGTCGCTTCTTCTCCAACAGTGGATGAAGAAATAGAGCCAATGTACGGTCCTGTTTACTTGCCAAGAAAGTTTAAAATCGGGGTAGCTGTCCCTCCTTCTAATGATGTGGATGTATACTCACAAGATCTTGGCTTTATCGCGATTGTTGAAGAAGGGAAATTGGTTGGTTTCAATATTTCCATCGGCGGCGGCATGGGTATGACACATGGAGATACAGAAACGTATCCACAGCTCGGGAAGGTTATTGGCTTCTGTGAGCCTGAGCAAGTTTTAGAAGTTGCAGAAAAAGTAATTACCATCCAGCGTGACTACGGAAACCGCTCTGTGCGTAAAAATGCCCGTTTTAAATATACTGTCGATCGCCTCGGCTTAGAAAATGTTAAAGCAGAATTAGAGTATCGCCTCGGCTGGGATTTACAGGAAACAAGGGAATTCCATTTTGATCATAATGGCGACAGATATGGCTGGGAAAAAGGTGTTAAAGGGAAATGGCATTTCACCCTGTTTGTAGAAGGCGGACGTATTAAAGACTTTGATGACTACAAGCTGATGACAGGCTTGCGTGAAATTGCGAAAATCCATACAGGTGATTTCCGTCTTACAGCTAACCAAAACTTAATCATTGCTAATATATCAACGAAAAATAAGAAAAAAATTACAGAACTAATCGAACAGTATGGTCTATTAGATGGCAAGCATTTCTCTGCATTGCGCAGAAACTCTCTTGCTTGTGTTTCTTTGCCGACATGCGGTCTTGCAATGGCAGAGGCTGAGCGCTACTTGCCGCGCCTAATCGATAAGATTGAAGAAATCGTCGATGCGAATGGCTTACATGATAAAGAAATTACTATTCGCATGACAGGCTGCCCTAATGGATGTGCTCGACACACAATCGCTGAAATCGCATTTATCGGAAGAGGTCCTGGCAAATATAACATGTATCTTGGCGCAGCCTTTAACGGAAGCAGATTGAGCAAGCTTTATCGTGAAAATGTCGGAGAAGAAGATATTTTAAGCGAGCTTGGTGTTCTTCTGCCGCGCTACGCAAAAGAAAGATTAGAAGGCGAACACTTTGGTGACTTCGTCATTCGTGCTGGTGTTGTTAAAGCAGTGACAGACGGAACAAACTTCCATGCAGTATAA
- a CDS encoding YukJ family protein: MSLNKYGVLKGKVINTMLGSGDSPHYQIHIKDDEGVDYRIAVNIKSQAYPSEVLFYVGEDFNSDDISKLPALKSGFTLIKNNEPDLALDYVRGNLFDPKKMVPLPADLDGEDNDLNEKMQRYVKEALEKEAVIYAFGERWGPEENKADQYFKFKPGNGIHDIHMNQGNVGRWKKDNGAWQDGGILIHFEKENRWAAIFLAFQSQSWCTDDNGHALKPVEECSYLSVK; this comes from the coding sequence ATGTCTTTAAACAAATACGGTGTGCTAAAGGGGAAGGTTATAAACACGATGTTGGGAAGCGGTGATTCTCCTCATTATCAGATTCATATAAAGGATGATGAAGGTGTTGATTACCGGATTGCTGTTAATATTAAGTCACAAGCGTATCCTTCAGAAGTACTTTTTTATGTGGGAGAGGACTTTAATTCTGACGATATCTCCAAGCTGCCTGCGCTTAAGTCTGGTTTTACACTTATAAAAAATAATGAACCTGATCTTGCGCTTGATTATGTTAGAGGCAATCTATTTGATCCTAAAAAAATGGTTCCCCTTCCAGCAGATCTTGATGGGGAAGATAATGACCTCAATGAGAAGATGCAGCGTTATGTGAAAGAGGCGCTGGAGAAGGAGGCTGTCATTTATGCTTTTGGGGAAAGATGGGGCCCAGAGGAGAATAAAGCAGATCAGTACTTTAAATTTAAGCCGGGAAACGGCATTCATGATATTCATATGAATCAAGGTAATGTTGGAAGATGGAAAAAGGATAATGGAGCATGGCAGGACGGTGGCATCCTTATCCATTTTGAAAAAGAAAATCGTTGGGCAGCTATCTTCCTTGCCTTTCAATCACAGTCATGGTGTACAGATGATAACGGACATGCGCTTAAGCCTGTGGAGGAATGCAGTTATTTATCGGTAAAATAG
- a CDS encoding SDR family oxidoreductase yields MKVLVVGANGKIGKQLVDLLQNENKHAVRAMVRSEEQSEAYANKGIETVLANLEGSVDELAEAMKGCDAIVFTAGSGGSTGADKTLLIDLDGAVKTVEAAEKVGIDRFIMVSALQAHKRENWNEHILPYYVAKHYADRMLLASNLNYTIIRPGGLTDETATGRIQLGENLTRGFIPRGDVAKVIAASLDDSRTYKRSFDLVSGEEQLPEAFNQLA; encoded by the coding sequence GTGAAAGTGTTAGTTGTAGGAGCAAATGGAAAAATAGGCAAACAGCTTGTAGACTTGTTGCAGAATGAGAACAAACATGCCGTGCGGGCTATGGTCCGTTCTGAGGAGCAAAGTGAGGCATATGCCAACAAAGGCATTGAAACAGTTTTAGCTAATCTTGAGGGAAGCGTGGATGAGCTGGCCGAAGCTATGAAAGGCTGTGATGCCATCGTGTTTACAGCTGGTTCAGGTGGAAGCACTGGGGCGGATAAAACATTGTTAATCGATTTAGATGGTGCAGTGAAAACTGTGGAAGCAGCCGAAAAGGTGGGAATTGACCGCTTTATCATGGTTAGTGCCTTACAGGCTCATAAGAGAGAAAATTGGAATGAGCATATTTTACCTTATTACGTTGCAAAGCATTATGCAGACCGCATGCTGCTCGCCAGCAATCTCAATTACACAATCATTCGGCCTGGAGGACTTACGGATGAGACTGCAACAGGAAGGATACAGCTTGGGGAAAATTTAACTAGAGGCTTTATTCCAAGGGGAGATGTCGCAAAAGTTATCGCCGCGTCTCTTGATGATTCAAGAACATATAAGCGTTCCTTTGATTTAGTTTCAGGTGAAGAGCAATTGCCGGAAGCCTTTAATCAACTAGCATGA
- a CDS encoding iron-siderophore ABC transporter substrate-binding protein: MHIKRNKSFLQLLLFSIIAILVLAGCSNSSSNDSDNEESASSDSDSQYPITIKHALGEAVIEKKPERVVTIQWGNQDVALALGVVPAGFSAANFGVQDDSGLLPWTAEKLEELNAENPNVFQDTDGLDFEAISDAKPDVILAAYSGITQEDYDTLSEIAPVVAYPKAAWATTWREQVELNATGMGMKEEGEQLITDVEDMIKEKLTKYPQIEGKKVVWVNFSADDLSKLHLYTPVDSRVAFLKELGLDYPDSVKDLITDPNSYSLELSAENVEALNDADVIVGYGNDDLYNAIKADPLLGNIPAVKRGSVAFIASDTPLVAAGTPTPLSIEYTIDEYLELIGGAVDKINE, from the coding sequence ATGCATATAAAACGCAATAAGTCATTTCTTCAGTTACTATTATTTTCAATTATTGCAATCTTAGTATTAGCAGGTTGTTCTAATTCATCATCAAATGATTCTGATAATGAGGAATCTGCTTCTTCCGATTCAGATTCCCAATATCCGATTACAATAAAACATGCTTTAGGTGAAGCAGTTATTGAAAAAAAACCAGAACGTGTTGTTACTATTCAATGGGGAAATCAAGATGTTGCTTTAGCTCTTGGTGTAGTGCCTGCAGGATTCTCAGCAGCAAACTTTGGGGTACAGGATGACAGTGGTCTGCTTCCATGGACTGCAGAGAAGCTAGAAGAGCTTAATGCAGAAAACCCTAATGTTTTCCAAGATACTGACGGTCTTGATTTTGAGGCTATTTCAGATGCAAAACCAGACGTTATTCTTGCTGCTTACTCTGGTATTACGCAAGAAGATTATGATACCCTTTCTGAAATCGCTCCCGTTGTTGCATACCCAAAAGCAGCTTGGGCTACAACATGGCGTGAACAAGTGGAACTGAATGCAACAGGTATGGGAATGAAAGAAGAAGGCGAACAGCTTATTACAGATGTTGAGGATATGATTAAAGAGAAATTGACTAAATACCCTCAAATTGAAGGTAAAAAAGTAGTTTGGGTAAACTTCTCAGCTGATGACTTATCTAAGCTTCATTTATATACACCGGTTGACTCCCGTGTTGCTTTCTTGAAAGAACTTGGACTTGATTATCCAGACAGTGTTAAAGATTTAATTACAGACCCTAACAGTTATTCTCTAGAGTTAAGTGCGGAAAATGTAGAAGCACTTAATGATGCTGATGTAATTGTAGGTTACGGTAACGACGATTTATATAACGCAATTAAGGCAGACCCATTACTTGGAAACATCCCTGCTGTAAAAAGAGGTTCAGTAGCATTTATTGCAAGTGATACACCATTGGTTGCAGCGGGAACACCAACTCCGCTTTCAATCGAATACACTATTGATGAGTATTTAGAGCTAATTGGCGGAGCTGTCGATAAGATCAATGAATAG